Below is a genomic region from Microbacterium galbinum.
AGCGGCGTCGGCGATGATGCGCGTCAGCAGCGAGACCGAGCGGATCGCGTCGTCGTTGCCGGGGATCGGGTACTGGAAGTCGTCCGGGTCGGCGTTCGTGTCGAGGATGCCGATCACGGGGATGCCGAGCTTCTTGGCCTCGTCGATGGCGAGGTGCTCGCGCTTGGCGTCGACGACCCAGATGGCCGACGGCGTCTTGGTGAGGTTGCGGATTCCACCGAGCGACTTGTGCAGCTTGTCGAGCTCGCGCTTCTTGAGCAGGAGCTCCTTCTTCGTGAAGCCGCTGTTCGCCGGGGTCTCGTAGTCGAGCTCCTCGAGCTCCTTCATGCGCGCGAGGCGCTTAGAGATCGTCTGGAAGTTCGTGAGGAGTCCACCGAGCCAGCGCTGGTTGACGAAGGGCTGACCGACGCGCGTGGCCTGCTCGGCGAGGATCTCCTGCGCCTGCTTCTTGGTGCCGACGAAGAGGATCGTGCCACCGTGGGCGACGGTCTCCTTGACGAAGTCGTAGGCCTTGTCGATGTAGCCGAGCGACTGCTGCAGGTCGATGATGTGGATGCCGCTGCGCTCGGTGAGGATGAAGCGCTTCACCTTCGGGTTCCACCGACGGGTCTGGTGTCCGAAGTGCACGCCGCTGTCGAGCAGCTGGCGGATGGTGACCACAGCCATGGTCGTCTCCTTGTTCTGGCGCGGTGCGCCGTTGAGGTTTTCGCCGATCGTTCGATCGGACTTCCTGGTGCCCGGCGCACACCCGCCTTCCGAGGAAGGACCTGTGGGAGTGGATGCCACGACCGGAGTCGCTCTGGGCACGCGTAGTCACCCCGATTTCGAGGTGCCCCTCCAGCATACAGGACAACGACCGCCTGTCCTGCTCTCCACGGGCGGCGACATCGCGCACTTCTCCCCCGCCTCCGGGCCCGTCGCTCGGACTCACGTCTCGTCGGCCTGAACGACCCGCAGACTCTCGGCATGACCCCACCCGGACGTGTCTTCCTGATCGCCGCCCTCCTCATCGCGCTCGCACTCGGCGCGAACGATCCTGCGATCGCCGCCCTCGAGCCCGACCCCTCGGTCCGGTCCTACTCGTCGGAGAACGACGCCGCGTGGCGCTGGCCCCTCGACGGCCCGCGATCCGTGACGGCGCCGTACCGCGCTCCCGCTCACGCCTACGGGGCCGGCCACCGCGGGATCGACATCGCCGGCGTTCCGGGACAGGAGGTCCGTGCACCCGCGGACGGCGTCGTAGCCTTCCGCGGAACCGTCGTCGACCGTCCGCTGCTCACGATCGACCACGGCGCCGGATACGTCTCGACCTTCGAGCCGCTCGCCTCCTCCCTGAATCCCGGCGACACCGTGGTGGCGGGAGACATCGTGGGGGTCGTCGCGCAGGGTGGGCACAGCATGGTCGGCACCCTGCACGTGGGGGTGCGCCTCGACCGCGTCTACATCAATCCGCTCCTGCTCTTCGGCGCACCGGCCAGAGCGGTCCTTCTGCCGTGCTGCGACGGTTCGTGACGCCCGCTCAGGCGCGCGGGTGCGCGAGACGGTAGGTGGCGGTCAGTCGCTCGGCGGAGACGTGCGTGTAGATCTGCGTGGTACCCAGGCTGGCGTGGCCGAGGATCTCCTGCACGGCGCGCAGGTCGGCGCCGCCGTCGAGGAGGTGCGTCGCCGCCGTATGCCGGAGTGCATGTGGACCGACCGTCTCCGACCCCACGAGAGGGCCGAGCACTTCTGCCACCAGCGAGTACACCGCGCGCGGTCCGATTCGCCCGCCGCGGCTGCCGAGGAAGACGGCGGCACCGGGGGCATCGCTCCGGGCGACGAGCGCCGGGCGCGCGCGCCGCAGGTACGCGTTCAGCGCCTCACGGGCGGGCACCCCGAAGGGCACGACTCGTTCCTTGGCGCCTTTGCCGAGCACGCGCGCGGTACGGCGATCGACGTCGAGATCGTCGATGTCCAGTCCGCAGAGTTCGGAGACACGGATGCCGGAGCCGTAGAGCGTCTCGAGGATCGCATGGTCGCGGAGAGCGAGCGGGTCTCCGCCGGCGGTCGCGCGGATGCGGTGCTGCTCGAGAAGCGAAGTCATCGCGTCCTTCGAGGCCACGACCGGCAGGGTGCGACCGCGCTTCGGAGCGATCAGGCGGAGACTCGGATCGTGCGCGATGATCTCGTGCTCGGTCGCCCAGGTGAAGAACGATCGCGCCGCCGCCGCGCGGCGCGCCAACGTCGAGCGTGCATCTCCGCGCTGGGTCGCTTTCCACAGCCAGTCGCGGAGCACGTCGAGATCGACGTCCCCGATCGTGATGTCTCCGGCCGACGCTGTCAGGTCCCGCAGGTCGGAGCGATAGGCGCGCACCGTCGCCGCCGACAGCCGGCGCACCCGCTCGAGGTACTCCGTGAAGGCCTGGACGGCGGCGGCGAGCTGCATGGCTCCAGCATGCACCGGATGACGGTGCGAGAGATCGCACCTCGCCGCCGCGGCTCGATCAGCGGGTCGCCGCGCGCACCCACCCCGCATCCGATCGTGTCAGGATCCCCTCGAGGTCGAGCAGACCGAGCAGCGCGCGCACCCGGTCGGGGGCGAGACCGCTGCGTCGACAGATCTCCATGACGTCGAGCGGCGTCCGCGTTCCGAGAGCGTCGAGCAGACGGGTGCGATCCGGATCCTGGCGCCGCGAAGCCGACGCCTCCTGCGTGTCGTCGCCCCAGAGCTCGCGGACCTCTGCTGCGCAGGTCACACAGCGTGCGTCGTACTCACGGAGCAGGCGATGGCACCCCGCTGAGGCCGCCGAGGTCACCGGCCCCGGCACGGCTCCGAGGGGTCTCCCCAGCGCCGCCGCGTGACCCGCCGTGTTGAGGGAGCCGCTCCGCCAACCCGCCTCGACGACCACGGTCGCCTGGCCGAGTGCCGCGATCAGACGGTTTCGGGCCAGGAAGCGCCACTTCGTCGGTGCGGCTCCGCACGGCAACTCGCTGACGACCGCTCCGTGCCCGGCTATTCGGGTGAAGAGCTCCTGGTGTCCGGAGGGATACGCGCGGTCCACACCGCCGGCCAGGAACGCGATGGTCGCCCCTCGGACTCCGAGCGCCGCACGATGC
It encodes:
- the rpsB gene encoding 30S ribosomal protein S2, which encodes MAVVTIRQLLDSGVHFGHQTRRWNPKVKRFILTERSGIHIIDLQQSLGYIDKAYDFVKETVAHGGTILFVGTKKQAQEILAEQATRVGQPFVNQRWLGGLLTNFQTISKRLARMKELEELDYETPANSGFTKKELLLKKRELDKLHKSLGGIRNLTKTPSAIWVVDAKREHLAIDEAKKLGIPVIGILDTNADPDDFQYPIPGNDDAIRSVSLLTRIIADAAAEGLQQKHNPETGDAEPLADWEKELLETPAQEVQESADAAAVETAADEAAVVETPAADETAADAAGAEAHDEAIAAASGEETAEVAAAEAADAK
- a CDS encoding murein hydrolase activator EnvC family protein, with the protein product MTPPGRVFLIAALLIALALGANDPAIAALEPDPSVRSYSSENDAAWRWPLDGPRSVTAPYRAPAHAYGAGHRGIDIAGVPGQEVRAPADGVVAFRGTVVDRPLLTIDHGAGYVSTFEPLASSLNPGDTVVAGDIVGVVAQGGHSMVGTLHVGVRLDRVYINPLLLFGAPARAVLLPCCDGS
- a CDS encoding tyrosine recombinase XerC, which codes for MQLAAAVQAFTEYLERVRRLSAATVRAYRSDLRDLTASAGDITIGDVDLDVLRDWLWKATQRGDARSTLARRAAAARSFFTWATEHEIIAHDPSLRLIAPKRGRTLPVVASKDAMTSLLEQHRIRATAGGDPLALRDHAILETLYGSGIRVSELCGLDIDDLDVDRRTARVLGKGAKERVVPFGVPAREALNAYLRRARPALVARSDAPGAAVFLGSRGGRIGPRAVYSLVAEVLGPLVGSETVGPHALRHTAATHLLDGGADLRAVQEILGHASLGTTQIYTHVSAERLTATYRLAHPRA
- the dprA gene encoding DNA-processing protein DprA; amino-acid sequence: MTHEMIGDREVARAASALRAGEAGVSTEAIARAAWSVLAEPGDGVAGSLIRELGAAGALELALDAPSPADGRVDGSARAHRALAEGRARWRPRAQTRALVDALHGASQVGARLVIPGDPDWPDSLDDLGEHAPPALWVRGDARLLRATPRVAIVGARAATGYGEHIAAEIAGDLAAGGATVVSGGAYGIDGVAHRAALGVRGATIAFLAGGVDRAYPSGHQELFTRIAGHGAVVSELPCGAAPTKWRFLARNRLIAALGQATVVVEAGWRSGSLNTAGHAAALGRPLGAVPGPVTSAASAGCHRLLREYDARCVTCAAEVRELWGDDTQEASASRRQDPDRTRLLDALGTRTPLDVMEICRRSGLAPDRVRALLGLLDLEGILTRSDAGWVRAATR